From Streptomyces fungicidicus, one genomic window encodes:
- a CDS encoding RNA polymerase sigma factor: protein MTTVSELPSALTLLPRAQAGDEHAMNHLLTAITPYVARICRSITHDDGADATQEALLAVYRGLGSLREPAAFYGWVRSVSVREAVRTAKRYGTERCCSEVEARQETNPLDAVYISDVLERLSQAHRQVLALRVYGLNEEEMAEVLALPVGTVRSRLFRARRRFQEAWQPSAA, encoded by the coding sequence ATGACGACCGTCAGCGAACTTCCCTCCGCCCTCACGCTGCTCCCCCGAGCCCAGGCGGGCGACGAGCACGCGATGAACCACCTGCTGACCGCCATCACGCCCTACGTGGCGCGTATTTGCCGGTCCATCACCCATGACGACGGCGCCGACGCCACGCAGGAGGCACTGCTGGCCGTCTACCGCGGCCTGGGATCCCTGCGCGAACCAGCGGCGTTCTACGGCTGGGTGCGCTCCGTGTCGGTCCGGGAGGCCGTCCGCACCGCCAAGCGCTACGGCACGGAGCGCTGCTGCTCCGAGGTGGAGGCTCGGCAGGAGACGAATCCCCTGGACGCGGTGTACATCAGCGATGTGCTGGAACGCCTGTCGCAGGCGCACCGACAGGTCCTCGCCCTGCGTGTCTACGGGCTCAACGAGGAGGAGATGGCCGAGGTGCTCGCCCTGCCCGTGGGCACCGTCCGTTCCCGTCTCTTCCGTGCCCGCCGCCGGTTCCAGGAAGCCTGGCAGCCCTCGGCGGCGTGA
- a CDS encoding PAS domain-containing protein, protein MATKSYPDASPSKKRTAATAVPARRDLIAAQDHVTPAATCTAHLSPQDLVVTAAEPEFARQFGLSADEICGRGLLELLRSRTPGHLREQFAALSSGPSRRFKQKVTGRDGDGRSFHADITAIAVRHPSGEMAGVVVLLRRTAEAVTGGPVLSALDAQVLEGVANGESTVQLASRLYLSRQGIEYRVGQMLRRFDAPNRPALVARAHALGMFAAGQWPPRVLPECVR, encoded by the coding sequence GTGGCCACCAAGAGCTACCCCGACGCCTCGCCCAGCAAGAAGAGGACCGCAGCCACAGCTGTTCCCGCCCGCCGCGACCTGATCGCCGCGCAGGACCACGTGACCCCGGCGGCCACCTGTACGGCTCACCTCTCCCCGCAGGACCTCGTGGTCACGGCCGCGGAACCCGAATTCGCCCGCCAATTCGGTCTGAGTGCCGACGAGATCTGCGGACGCGGACTCCTCGAACTGCTCCGGTCGCGGACTCCGGGCCATTTGCGGGAACAATTCGCCGCGCTTTCCTCGGGGCCCAGCCGGAGATTCAAGCAGAAGGTGACGGGCCGGGACGGCGACGGCCGCAGTTTCCATGCCGATATCACCGCCATCGCCGTCAGGCACCCCTCGGGTGAGATGGCCGGTGTCGTCGTCCTGCTGCGCCGGACGGCGGAAGCGGTCACCGGCGGGCCCGTGCTCAGCGCCCTGGACGCGCAGGTTCTGGAGGGTGTGGCGAATGGCGAATCCACGGTGCAGTTGGCCTCCCGTCTGTATCTGAGCCGCCAGGGCATCGAGTACCGCGTCGGACAGATGCTGCGTCGTTTCGACGCGCCCAACCGGCCCGCCCTCGTGGCGCGGGCACACGCCCTCGGGATGTTCGCCGCGGGGCAGTGGCCCCCGCGTGTCCTCCCGGAATGCGTGCGGTAG